The Solanum lycopersicum chromosome 8, SLM_r2.1 DNA segment attaaaaacgaCGGACGATGTCTCTTcgtatatgaaataaataattactaattatatatacatataaatatatatggcTCAAAAAAGCGATAGACATAGATTCACTGTCCGTcactttttgtaaaaaataagaaaaacgaCGTACAGCGTTGCAAATGGTGTCGTTTTTTGGAGCAACACCGCCTGTCACTTTTTGGTCTGTAGATTTTTAGCAGGTTTTTAGTAGTGTCAGTGGATGATAGTAAATTAAACCACTTAGGGAGGTAGATGACATTGTTAGATGACTTGGTGTGGCTGGTTTAGCTAATGGAAATCATTTCGTACAGTTGATTAGACAAGATATGGACTGTAAATGTGAGGTACAGCACAAGTTTGGTTGATGAAAATGACATAATATTATGCTTCAATAGATAAGTTCTGATGATTACAAGTCTGGAACTAAAGACTTGGTAAATATGGAATGTGGCATTCTTTTCTAAATAAACTAAAGCAGAATGTGAGacacataaattgaaacggGGGAACAcatcaatataaaaatttaaaaatgtaacAAATATGAAGGGGCAAAACCTTAGTATAATGAAGAATCACACTCCATTCACTGAGTGAGTTGCTTCGAAATAGTGTTATTATACTTCAAGCCCATGCCCAGCACATATTTCAGACGTTGCTCTGCATCAACTATCGTGAATATGTCGCTtcattcttattcataattatttgaTCCTATATTTAAATGATACCCGATGATCTTTCGCTTCCGTTCCCAAGAAATATAAACATTCTTGCAGCAACTccttgcttcttttttttttgtatgttaaaTGAAGTTTATGCGTTCTCAATTAACTCGAGTTTTAACTTTGTAATTcacttcaaattttttgttgtaatttatatttattactagtCTCCACAAAATAACGTAAAAGGGAGTGTGTTTTGgtggaaaaaaggaaaaacttattttgaggcttttattatgaaataaaaagagcAACAGTAAAACCCCTTTGTCATGTCTGGTTTTGTCCAATTCGCCCCTTCCCATGCTAGTGGGTTTGCCTCAGTTCTGCCTTAGAGTCTAGGCGAATCTATGTGCAAAATTCTGGGTACATCATTGCACCAAAAGAGGCATAACAAAGATGAATTCTAGGTAAACCTTGTGCTGTTGATCCTATGCATTCTCTAATTTGTGGTTGTCTCCTCCACCGTTCTTAGGTTGAGAGTGATCAGTTCTATTTTCTATTCTGATATCCTTATCAAATATCCTAGACTTGACTGCATGTAGGACACCTGTGGGAGAAAAACAACGAGAAAGTCTAATTTAACATACCCACGAATGATATGGTAACCCAATTCCTTTTGTCTTGATAGATTTTGAGATTGCCTTTAGTTGTTAGTCCTACATACTGCCATCTCTTGCTATTTGCAGGAAGGTTCAAGTATCGTGTCACTGAGGAAAGTTTGATGGACCGTCTAACAACTGATACTCGTGGATCATGTCAAAGTATCACCAATAACTGCAGGTCAGGAAttgatattttgattattactaAGTGATTCTTAAGTTTTCACATCATATCTACTGTATGAATACAACCTTTTCAACAGTAGGGCACTAATTTGTTTTCTGTGCCTATTGTGTGCACGTCTCAGTATGAGTCCACTTTTGCTTGTGAATGGTTATTTGTTCATCAACTGTGTATTAAACCTGCTGGGTTAATATAATAGGGTATTGACGGTCCATGGTTCAATGGATGAAATGGTGCCAGTTGAAGATGCTATGGAATTTGCCAAGAATGTGTCAAATCATaaattacaaattattgaaggaGCTGATCATGAATTCACTTTGCATCAAGATGAGTTGTCTTCCGTTGTGGTTGCTTTTGTGAAAGCAGGTTTAGGTGGAAGAAACTACATGGCTATGCCATCTGAGTCATGCAAAAGAACAAGTGGATGTATACATTCACGATTTTGATCCAGTATCCTTATGTTGTGTACAAGTTAATTATTTACCAACAACAAGAAACAGACACCAAAACAGCTTGTAACTTTGTAAATGAGCATAGCCACTGTTGTAATCTCACCGCTAATTAAATGAAGTATTTGAAGGACCAAATACCAAAACTCGGGGCATCACATGAAATTTATAGGTACTGCAGAAGATGgggaagaaaacaagaaaaggaTATTAATGTAGTAATGGCGGTTgttttctttcctatttttgcTGGAAAGAACCATCATTCAACATTCTTTGAACTTCTGTACAATTTTATATCAAACATTGATTTATACAAGTAGTGAAATGTTGAAATTGCTTTTGGTTCATTTTCTGGGATGTTTCTAAAGTCTCATAGCTGCACAGATTGTGCTTGAGGTTCTGCCGTACTACTTTGATATATTGTGCAAAAATCGAAtcgataatgataaataatcgataacccaataagaaGGTTGTGGATCTCCAATATAAGCAAAAATTCATCTGTCCAATGAGGAAGATATCCGGGAACACTTCTGTGTAGCCAAAACTAAATTGACAAGTAAATCACACAAGTTTCAGGCTTGAGACAGGTCACGACTACCTCGAGTATTTTCTCAAACAAAAACTACATCCACAACCTTCACAAGCTTCGGAATACAACAAATACTTCCCAAAGTTACAACATAAAATTGTGCAAGGCATTGTAAAATACTATAGCTCCTATATAAAAATGACATACAAGAACTCCCAGTCTCAAGTCTCTATAGCTTGTCTAAGTGATTTATGCTGCAACAGTCTTTGGCTTCGCGCCAATTTTTTTCCAGGAAACACTAGGCATTATCTGCTTTGTGTCGACACGATCCTTATATTGAACAGCAAAGTTCAATAGAGAGTCGAGAAGAGAATCAGAAAGAAGGTGAGGTTGTAGTCCCAGCTCAATAAGTTTAGTATGTTTGGCATTGTAGTAGTGTTCCTCTGCTTCTACTCTTGGATTGGGCACTGATATGGCCTTCACCTCAAGGCCAAGTTTTTGCCCTGCCTTGGTGACAAGGGCTGCAAGCTCATTTACTGAAAACTGCTCTGTGAATTGGTTGAAAACCCGGAACTCTCCTGGTTTTGCTGGATTGGCAATTGCAATTTCAACACATTGAACTGTATCTCTGATATCCAAATATCCCCTGGTCTGTACAACACAAAAAAAACACGTTAGAAAAGCAAAGAATGCTGTTAAATGAAAAAAGACTTATTGTCAAGGGATTGTTGGTCAGGGTGCTCATAACTTAATATTAACAGTAAGCGGGAGTGAACAAAAATCAAGCCCCACCAAAGGAAGGAAGCCATTCAAATTcaccttttattattttctaaagaCCGTACTGGCCCCCATCTCACCACTTATCTTGCTTTCTGGACAATCGTGTTAGATGCACTATATGAGGTGAAATCATCCAAATCTCAATACCTTCCATGTCCAGAAACAATCTCCAATAGTACTAAAAATTTACTTTCGTGGGTGTTACTAATTCTAGTGCAATGAATTACAAACACATAAAGGGAAGAAATATCAGCTTATATTCAGCAGTTGGGGAGAATGTATGCAGATTACGTCTACAGTCCAGTGATTTTAGCATTTCCTATATAGAAGGTTTCTCAGTCCCTTCCtgataaaaatataagttttttcCGATTTCTGTCTCCGCATTGAATGGTTACAGTCATGGCAATGGAAGAATGAGTTCATTTTAACTCTCTTTTGATGAGCGCAGTTATGGATCATGTCACTGATTATTGAAGTTCACCCTGTTTATGGTCCcaagaacaatttttttgatatgttcGTTCGCAAGAACAAATAACAAAAACGTCAGAGATGGACTCAATGTATATCTTATGCACTGTATAAAAGCTAGGAAAGAAGTTTCACTTGAGGACCTATGGATAGAGCTCAAGATTTCTTCAATAGAATTGGTTGTTTATTCATTAAAATGCAGTACCACATGGAACAAGAGGAAATTCGTACCTGCCCTCCTTTACCATACACCGTTAGTGGATGTCCAACAGCAGCCTGAACACAGAAACGATTTAGTGCAGTTCCAAATACACCATCATAATCAAGTCTGTTAACCAGATCCTCATGTATTGCAGTTTCATCAGTCCTCACCCCATATACAACTCCCTGATTCAGGTCGGTAGCTCTGATTCCCCACGCCTTGCAAGTGAAGGCTATGTTGTGGGAATCATGGACTTTACTCAAATGATAGAAGGAGCTTGCTTGTTTGGGATAAGGAAGAGTATCTGTTCTTCCGTTATGAGTAATAGTTATATAACCTTCTTCAATATCTATATTAGGGGTTCCATATTCCCCCATGGTCCCGAGTTTGACCAAATGACACTCTTCCCTAAACTCCTTTATGGCAAATAGTACATTAAGTGTCCCTATCACATTATTATGTTGGGTATAAATAGCTCTTGACCTATCAATCATAGAATAAGGGGCAGACCTCTGCTCTCCAAAATGGACTACAGCATCAGGTTCAAAGGATTTGAAGGCTTCTGCCAAGAACTCAAACTCACATATATCACCAACAAACAGTTGAATATCTTTTCCTGTGAGAGATTTCCAACGCCTTATGCGGTTATGAATAGATGAGATGGGTGTTAGAGAATCTAGACCAAGCTGGTCGTCAAATAATCGACGGATAAGGTTGTCAACAATGGCAACTTCATATCCCTTGTTGGATAGGTGGAGAGCAGTAGCCCAGCCACAATAGCCATCACCACCAATGACCATGACCTTCTTCCTAGTGGATGCTCCATCAGTGGTCTGTTGAGAACCAGAGTCATTCTGTGTTCTGGCTTCTTGGCTCATGGAAACAGCTGAAGCTCTGATCACATATTTTGCAGACCTTTTGCTTTGCAAACTTAGCTTCAAGGGTGAGAAAGAAATTCCCATATTAAAACATGTTGGATTAGGAGTAGAGCATTGGTTAATTGACTTGAAATGCAGCTTTTTGCTGGAAGAGACATCTAAAGAACATGTAGTAGAAAGTAAATGTGCCATGATAGCCGCCTCGATATGAGCCTACCAATTTTCTTAAACCTGCAAAACTAAGAAAGTATGAATCAGAGCAGAATGCAGACTCTTATTCTATCTAGGAAATACAAATAGGAAAGCTAGTTACAAGAAAACTGAAAaccaatacaaaaaaaataaaaactaaattagCAAGTGTCAGGAAACTGAAAACCAAAAACTAATAAAGATAAACAGCAAGTGTCCTCTTagagtaaaaaattattctgTTGCTAGATTTTAAATTTCTCCTTCTgttaatcaatataaatttcaaTCACAAAATAGAATCAAGGATATGATGGCTAATACACTTTACCACATTCTTCTAAAAAGAACTGGCCAAagtttaagaataaaattattttttgatgattGATAGATTGCCTGTGAGTTAGCTAGGCCAAACCCTAACTGTGCATTTGAAACTGGAGGGAATATGGACCCACCCTTCTCCCACTTACTTCGAACCAGTGGTATGTGCGCCAAATTCACACACACCGCTGTATCCTTATCACTGAACCAAAATGCTTGGGGCAGTAAAAAAATCACGAGAACACAAACTTTTGGCGAAGCAAATATGCTTGGCAATGAACATATAATCATCCTTGGGGAAGGTGTTTTTTTCACAGAATCAAAGCTGAAACAGGATACACCACAATCAAATTGTAAGTATTGTTGGAAGGAATGATACAGATGGGCAAAGTGTCCAATTGGCATGAGAAGCAGGTGGATCGGAAGATCTGAAAGGGCTTTCCTGCCAGTATGCGCAAAATATGAAGGTTTAAATGGTTCTGGAAATGTGGTCACATAATTGTAAGATTGATAGTAGCAAACAAAAAAGTTGATTTATCCACTACACATTTCAAAGCAACAATAACCATATCTCTTCAGATGGGAGATCATCTCCATCCTAGTCCTTGCCTATTGCAGGCATCGCAAGAGATGCAAACAGCGAATGTCATCTGGAAACTTGGGCTGATGAAATATCAGTCTGGATCACTACTGAATAAGGTAAAAGTTGCTTAATTGAAAGGATAACTAACACAAATATTTGTTCTACACTTCCACTACTAATTGATAATTTTACTAGTAACAACTTTCTCCATCCTCAACATGAATGTGCAATTAGGACGAAGCAACGCATCTTGATGTAATAAACTTCCTAGTGCAAATAGACCGTAAACATGAGTTGTTTTTACAACATTATAGCATAACCAGTGTTCCAAAGAGATGGTTGAACAACATTCTTTCAACAGTTGAAATTAGGATAAGGTCAGTAACAATGGAATAGTTTCACTTAGAACAAAGCCCAAAAAATGGCAGTACAATGGATTTCATGTTACGAAATGCTCAAAAACCTAAGACATTTTCAATACAGACATAAATTTCTCTCCCCCAGTTAGTCTACTCCAGAACAACAAAACacatattgataatatttaGTCAAAACCATAAAGAACAAACTTAGAACAGAAAATAGTCAACTGACTACATAAACCAAACactttttactaaatattgcaacaaaaaaaaaggaacattaAAAACTGAACCAAGCAGTAGAATTAAGATtgtaaagaattaattttttgtaattaaaattttttaaaaagcaaattCTAGAAGCTAAAAGGGTCACCTGGTGATGCTTGTTAGACATAAAATCCTTACAAGAGAGTGAGAAAGGTTTTCATTTATctgatattaaaatttttgcCCAAGAGATCTCTTTGCCCAAACGGATATTCTCTACATCCCAACCTTGTTGACGACAAAATTACAACTTTCTCCCTCCTTAACCCTTGTCAACTTCAATCTTGTGCCTTCGTGGTGTTACCTTATAACAATTgtccttttattaaaaataaaattatttatatatttcaattttacttttagaattaattcatttttgttataaaatcaagttcACAAgagatataatcataaagagaagaagacaagagatgtagatagaagaagaggaattttcttcttattcaagtgtattcaagtctcatatgtatatattacaatagtgaataaacaactctatttatagagtgagaaatcactccaaaggtcatCATATTAAGtctcataataaataaatatattcttatccaaaaaggttcatataacctagtgaatatgaatggttgttcatgtaccaaccttatggactatccactcattatatgaatttataacactcccccttggatgtccatagataatgtgcctcgttaaaaccttactacaaaaaaccctgtgggaaaaaattctagtgaaggaaaaagagtacacatatcttttgatacacaccatttgttgcctcattaaaaaccttgccaggaaaacccagtgggaaaaaacctcgatcaagggaaaaagagtgcaacgcgtattgtactccccctgattaaaacatcacttaatttcttgtgatgatgtctccaatcttcgtacattgtggttggtatattcctttttaaaagaaaaaccacacatttcttgaatatggtgtgtcatttatttcaaccagacgcacttttgacttgcttcatggaggacttttatttctgcagaGCAACATTTACTTCATTGATCCCCAAGATATTATTGTGtctccacatgcaaacacatagcgtgattgagatagaactttatgcagatcagataaatattcagcatctgcgtaaccaatcaattttgtcttggattctTCGGGATAGAATAAGCCCATAACTAcggtccttcgaggatattcaatcatgtgttcaacaccatttcaatgtccttttatcggggagaaactgaatcttgccagtaaatttactgcaaaacaaatatctagtcaaatattgttagtaagatgcactagtgccctgattgcaccaagatagagtttcatcaccaagaaactcatCATCCTTCgtttgagatcaaactgaatcatcatttatgaagtgatctcataatcattggggtactcaatgaatgcgatttatccatataaaattgcatcaaaacttttcagtgtatgtgcactgttagacaaacatttcatttgtcaaattatcaatctgtaggtcaagagAAAATTCTGTCTTACCAagacattttcataaaatacaaagacaattagggtcattcttttgtacccttttcttTCTTGACTATtgcaatccatataaggattatTGAggctttatatattaaaaaagtttctgtcaaactcttatatgcttcagacacctcgattgtttcaaggattttcatataaccttcattgtctagctagacattacaattattcattacatgtattcaagtttttcatatgttgccagatcaaaacgaacctcattgcatccaccaaaggagaaaacatctccaataatgtcaggatttttgcgataacctttatgccccaaggcacaaatcgtatttgatatcttacgattatactatcgcataataatttatttgtaccccactgacattataccttgatttatggactaccagtccaaaatgtcacttttctaagtgaaacaaaatatacttgaattgtgcattttacttggccaaccatttatctgtccacactatatgacaaatttgaattcaagatcctcgtcacaatttatatcattgagcgctacctcatatcaaagataccgtcgacggttatttgatatcgattccaacaagacataacttatcgagatcttttcattttttattattttaggtacctgaacctttttcaagattttatgaagtgttatgtcaatgtgcgcttttatagcacttgcctcattatcatgaccatattgatcatttgctcctttcttctttaagaaattttatatttggaatcaaTTGGTCTATTATGCTTTtggcgtatcatagactctgtccttcaaggacttcacattggagcattCGCAGTTGAATTATATCATAGAGTCAGTGCATTCATCaggcaactgatttgcaacattatgcaactgaattatcccttgaactttaagttcacatatttatttaacgaggatctagataattcataattaacctcacacataattttcagctgtcaatcatctctccccctaatgttagaaaatctaacatttattccaaccttatttggaagttcatctttgtgcgtggtggagcaattaaaatcatgaCCGCACATTCAAcaatttagatgaaaattatatggttcccgaccctgaaccaattttaatggggaaaccttgttggtttgatgcatacatgtgttgctacatgttaaataaaattatctcataccaaatcttatttgggagttttgtctcataaccatgatttagctataattggaggcatacaatttctgctaaatcaaccagcattatcaatataatttcatagtttggaactgtgctcttaattttaacaattcgagcaaacaaccttacaaaaaccaatttgtaagttgacaacaaaatacatgtaACCATCACATAGATGCAttaatcatatagttgcaaatgatccatATGACAGGTGAACGAGCCCATATTCacccttttatatgttccaaaaatttaGGGGATTACAGTCCtaaccttagctggtacaatgatcattttataaagagaacaagcaacacaagagaatcattgaagaatctttatttcttcatcatataaatcacctgaattctcaatcacgtttgcatcacatttaatcgAAATGGTCAACcagtcatgccaactgatctttattttagtacacttataatttacttttacatgtgatttcatcagcatgtacatgtttgtatagaacaaacaagaggaaaagtggggtaatcttttacataaacatttataaccatcttcggttgtagtgatttatagtctcaatatttattttcaattcatccgaaacttaaaaagtttcttttgagacttactacaaccccaatattattcctctggTAATAGCACAACTCcttagagcttgcaattaattttatgtactattacatattgcatgacaccatccctatggtgagcatctccttcaaggaggaaattatattattattgtcatggtcaaaatcattacgagcaagacgtctttcttgctttacttttgttgtaccataggtacacaaccaatgacaaatttgtattgccacacaataatgaccacaatccttataggcaagaactatttctttcttttgccctttcgaTAGTTCATaccatagtgacgtataaaACGTACAATACATTAGCCATTtctgccaaataaaatttatttcctctcaaatctcccgtagagatgagaagtgacatgtatcattttttctcaaaccttcaatagaggtgagttgtgacatatatccaacccataatgattttatcatatctggacccattctcttatagaatggtcgagcattcaccatactcatcacaagtcacattctcttcaaggaatggactaattatttctttgtatttcataaatttgcattataagcacattgtcatggctttaaaattcatcatatttctatgacacacctcaacatcactttgaaagattaaTTGTACCATCAGTTTATCCTCTTGTATCATGatagaggatttataaacttgtcaaattattgggtcgacaacattcacaagtccaatgtcctttcataccattttgataatgaaaactGCCTTCACATTTCGAAGGTTTATTTGGAAAAcccatagtgttcttccttttataattaccacaataatgactattataattccgTCCCTTCATGCTCTTTTTCATATtgttaatcatttgtcatctttcagactaactATTTACTGCTACCACATTTATATGATTGAACGGAGCAAGTGAACATgcgattttaaaattatcatatgttgctaccacattcttttcaaggaatggagcaaattcaataggacaaatttcaagacttttcatcaaagccttagtcatcattatatcatcactatggtgcattgactcaaactcaatgtcttatccatataaggcgtGTTATGCCATAATTCTAtaggacttgaacccaatcacggtgcGATAGAACTtcaatctatcgtcttatcctcaaatattttattatgatgcatccggactttaacctgatgtcttacccttttggtgcgatgaaacttgaatccatcgtcttatccttaaccaacggtataataaaccgaagtacaacatgacttatcctttgagtctttcaaaacattcaaattcatgctattaaaattttataccttcttctatttaagaaattttgtatagcatgtcatattcaaccaatagtagtatatgtcttcggttcctgataattgttagtgactgaatactatttttattctaaatcataaaaatattctagaaaatacataccttaatttatgcatataataccttgattctcataacgagatcaaccaaaacatgagttaaagaaaaactaaaac contains these protein-coding regions:
- the SQD1 gene encoding UDP-sulfoquinovose synthase, whose protein sequence is MAHLLSTTCSLDVSSSKKLHFKSINQCSTPNPTCFNMGISFSPLKLSLQSKRSAKYVIRASAVSMSQEARTQNDSGSQQTTDGASTRKKVMVIGGDGYCGWATALHLSNKGYEVAIVDNLIRRLFDDQLGLDSLTPISSIHNRIRRWKSLTGKDIQLFVGDICEFEFLAEAFKSFEPDAVVHFGEQRSAPYSMIDRSRAIYTQHNNVIGTLNVLFAIKEFREECHLVKLGTMGEYGTPNIDIEEGYITITHNGRTDTLPYPKQASSFYHLSKVHDSHNIAFTCKAWGIRATDLNQGVVYGVRTDETAIHEDLVNRLDYDGVFGTALNRFCVQAAVGHPLTVYGKGGQTRGYLDIRDTVQCVEIAIANPAKPGEFRVFNQFTEQFSVNELAALVTKAGQKLGLEVKAISVPNPRVEAEEHYYNAKHTKLIELGLQPHLLSDSLLDSLLNFAVQYKDRVDTKQIMPSVSWKKIGAKPKTVAA